The Pseudofrankia inefficax genome window below encodes:
- the mraY gene encoding phospho-N-acetylmuramoyl-pentapeptide-transferase, which yields MRGVLVAASVALLVSLLGTPWVIRLFRRQGYGQEIREDGPSSHLKKRGTPTMGGTAIVAATLIGYFVSHLATGAGFTASGLLILMVMTGLGVVGFLDDYIKIRKQRSLGLTARTKFAGQAIVALAFGLLAVRFKNASGLLPGSTFISIVRDTNFSVGIIGFPLLAWMIIAATSNAVNLTDGLDGLAAGTSAMVFGAYCVISFWQFGNLCEPHHAEAGCYFVRDPLDVALVAAAAMGSCFGFLWWNASPAKIFMGDTGSLALGGAFASIAICSRTELLLFVLGGLFVIETVSVIVQVGFFKLTKRRVFNMAPIHHHFELADWPETTVIIRFWIVSGLAVAFGLGLFYAEFLSHGGSNL from the coding sequence GTGAGAGGTGTTCTCGTCGCGGCCTCGGTCGCGTTGTTGGTGTCGCTGCTCGGCACGCCGTGGGTCATCCGGCTGTTCCGCCGGCAGGGCTACGGCCAGGAGATCCGTGAGGACGGCCCGTCCAGCCACCTGAAGAAGCGCGGGACGCCGACCATGGGCGGCACCGCGATCGTCGCGGCCACCCTGATCGGCTACTTCGTCTCCCATCTGGCGACCGGCGCCGGGTTCACCGCGTCCGGCCTGCTGATCCTGATGGTGATGACGGGCCTTGGCGTCGTCGGCTTCCTGGACGACTACATCAAGATCCGCAAGCAGCGCAGCCTCGGCCTGACCGCGCGGACGAAGTTCGCCGGCCAGGCGATCGTCGCGCTCGCGTTCGGCCTGCTCGCCGTGCGGTTCAAGAACGCCTCCGGGCTGCTGCCCGGGTCGACGTTCATCTCGATCGTCCGTGACACCAACTTCTCGGTCGGGATCATCGGCTTCCCGCTGCTCGCCTGGATGATCATCGCGGCGACGTCCAACGCGGTGAACCTGACCGACGGCCTCGACGGCCTCGCGGCGGGCACCTCGGCGATGGTGTTCGGCGCCTACTGCGTGATCTCGTTCTGGCAGTTCGGCAACCTCTGCGAGCCGCACCACGCCGAGGCGGGCTGCTACTTCGTCCGTGACCCGCTGGACGTCGCGCTCGTCGCCGCGGCCGCGATGGGATCCTGTTTCGGGTTCCTGTGGTGGAACGCCAGCCCGGCGAAGATCTTCATGGGGGACACCGGCTCGCTGGCGCTCGGCGGGGCGTTCGCCAGCATCGCGATCTGCAGCCGGACCGAGCTGCTGCTGTTCGTGCTCGGCGGCCTGTTCGTCATCGAGACGGTCTCGGTGATCGTGCAGGTCGGCTTCTTCAAGCTGACCAAGCGCCGGGTCTTCAACATGGCCCCGATCCACCACCACTTCGAGCTCGCCGACTGGCCGGAGACCACGGTCATCATCCGGTTCTGGATCGTGTCCGGCCTCGCGGTCGCGTTCGGCCTCGGCCTGTTCTACGCCGAGTTCCTCTCCCATGGGGGGAGCAACCTGTGA
- a CDS encoding UDP-N-acetylmuramoyl-tripeptide--D-alanyl-D-alanine ligase: protein MIPLTLAEVAAATGGRLDGGADAATLVTAAVVDSRLVEPGALFVALPGARVDGHDFAAGAVAAGARAVLAARPVSVPAVLVADPAGALMALAAHVRTLTKATVLAITGSSGKTTTKDLLADLLGSLGPTLAPPGSFNNEIGLPLTLLRLEPDTEYVALEMGARGIGHIAALCQVARPQVGVVINVGSAHVGEYADGRAGIAQAKGELAEAATDVVVLNADDPLVAAMRPRAAGRRVVTFGVAADADVRAERIALDAAGRASFDLVTDAERHRVALALVGEHQVGNALAAAAAALAVGMTPTAAAAALAAARPRSRWRMEVTTAPSGLVVVNDAYNANPESMRAALRALVGLGADGGPDRRRTWAVLGPMGELGTAAEAEHAELGRFAARLGVDRTVVIGEAARPLAQAAAGAGARVDWVADVDAAAELLATAALGDADVVLVKASRAAGLERVAAALTATGAAGPGAARGNGSTEAAESPAAAGSTEAAEQTP from the coding sequence ATGATCCCGCTGACGCTCGCCGAAGTGGCCGCGGCCACCGGCGGCAGGCTCGACGGCGGCGCCGACGCGGCGACCCTCGTCACGGCCGCGGTCGTCGACTCCCGGCTGGTCGAGCCTGGCGCGCTGTTCGTCGCGCTGCCGGGAGCCCGGGTCGACGGCCACGACTTCGCCGCCGGCGCCGTCGCGGCCGGCGCGCGCGCGGTGCTCGCCGCCCGCCCGGTCAGCGTCCCCGCCGTGCTGGTCGCCGACCCCGCCGGCGCGCTCATGGCGCTGGCCGCGCACGTCCGGACGCTGACGAAGGCGACCGTGCTGGCCATCACCGGCTCCTCGGGCAAGACGACGACCAAGGACCTGCTCGCCGACCTGCTCGGGTCCCTCGGGCCGACGCTCGCCCCGCCGGGGAGCTTCAACAACGAGATCGGCCTGCCCCTGACGCTGCTGCGGCTGGAGCCGGACACCGAGTACGTGGCGCTGGAGATGGGCGCCCGGGGCATCGGCCACATCGCCGCGCTCTGCCAGGTCGCCCGGCCCCAGGTGGGGGTCGTCATCAACGTCGGCAGCGCGCACGTCGGCGAGTACGCCGACGGCCGGGCCGGCATCGCCCAGGCCAAGGGTGAGCTGGCCGAGGCCGCCACCGACGTCGTCGTGCTGAACGCCGACGACCCGCTGGTCGCGGCGATGCGCCCGCGCGCCGCCGGCCGGCGGGTTGTCACCTTCGGCGTCGCCGCGGACGCGGACGTGCGGGCCGAGCGGATCGCGCTCGACGCGGCCGGCCGGGCGTCGTTCGACCTGGTCACCGACGCCGAGCGCCACCGGGTGGCCCTCGCCCTGGTCGGCGAGCACCAGGTGGGCAACGCGCTGGCCGCCGCCGCGGCCGCCCTCGCGGTCGGGATGACGCCCACGGCCGCCGCCGCCGCGCTGGCGGCGGCCCGGCCGCGCAGCCGCTGGCGGATGGAGGTCACGACCGCGCCGTCCGGGCTGGTCGTCGTCAACGACGCCTACAACGCCAACCCCGAGTCGATGCGGGCCGCGCTGCGCGCCCTGGTCGGGCTCGGCGCCGACGGCGGTCCTGACCGGCGGCGGACCTGGGCGGTGCTGGGCCCGATGGGTGAGCTCGGGACCGCGGCCGAGGCCGAGCACGCCGAGCTCGGCCGGTTCGCCGCCCGGCTGGGCGTCGACCGGACGGTGGTCATCGGCGAGGCGGCCCGGCCGCTCGCGCAGGCGGCGGCGGGGGCCGGCGCGCGGGTGGACTGGGTCGCCGACGTCGACGCGGCCGCCGAGCTGCTCGCCACGGCGGCGCTCGGCGACGCCGACGTCGTGCTCGTGAAGGCCAGCCGCGCGGCCGGCCTGGAGCGGGTCGCGGCGGCGCTCACGGCGACCGGCGCGGCCGGTCCCGGGGCCGCGAGAGGAAACGGAAGTACAGAGGCGGCCGAAAGTCCGGCGGCAGCGGGAAGTACAGAGGCGGCGGAACAGACGCCGTGA